The genomic stretch TCAACCCAAAAAATATCGCGCTATTTTTAAATTTGGCATTGAAACCGATACTTTGGATTTGGACGGCAATATTACCGATAGAGATGACAAAAAAATTACGTTAGAGCAAATAAATGCGATATTGCCTGAGTTTTTGGGAGCGATATTGCAAAAGCCGCCCATGTACAGCGCCAAAAGAGTAAGCGGCAAAAGGGCGTATGAGCTGGCAAGAAGCGGTCAAGAAGTGAATTTGAAGCCGAATCCTGTAAAGATTTATAATATATCGGCGCAAGATTTGGGCGATAATGAGTTTATATTTGATATTTGTTGTTCGGGCGGCACTTATATAAGAAGCATTTGCAAAGATTTGGCTTA from Clostridiales bacterium encodes the following:
- the truB gene encoding tRNA pseudouridine(55) synthase TruB, which encodes MTGFINFLKPPKMSSAQAVAAVKKLSAAQKCGHMGTLDPFACGVLPIALGKATKLFDYFIRQPKKYRAIFKFGIETDTLDLDGNITDRDDKKITLEQINAILPEFLGAILQKPPMYSAKRVSGKRAYELARSGQEVNLKPNPVKIYNISAQDLGDNEFIFDICCSGGTYIRSICKDLA